In Mesorhizobium sp. 113-3-3, a genomic segment contains:
- a CDS encoding APC family permease, translated as MTTALEPAIHGDRVSLLRVLGPAHVWALGVGIVLVGEFTGWNFSADKGGALAALIVCWVVGLLYTSVAMIDSEVTSTVAAAGGQYAQAKHIVGPLMAFNVALFLVFAYTMLEVSDAILLGDTIVAKAGVEGLTHNSFIAATIVVLAWLNYRGVLMTLNVNFVITAIAYISIVILFFSVSPWTQGAVLKLNELVTPGNALPYGWIGVIAAFQFGIWYYLGIEGTTQAAEEVRSPARSLPYGTMAGMITLLIAAAMTWYVCASLMPWEYLGITYYPLWDAGKLTGSPLLENLLFIATLLAALASANGCINDAARAWFSLGRDRYLPSWFSAVHPKYRTPYRSILFLLPIALAFAFIADLNQAITFSILSGVLQYTFMSINIMMFRKKWPLGSIRRGYTHPFHPLPAIVLFCLCVVTFFAIFLGYGSQLIAMVAFYFLISLWFHFYRYRYVRRGDQFTMPWPKPQGY; from the coding sequence ATGACGACCGCACTTGAACCGGCAATTCACGGCGACAGGGTCTCACTCCTGCGGGTGCTCGGCCCGGCCCATGTCTGGGCGCTCGGCGTCGGCATCGTTCTGGTCGGTGAATTCACCGGCTGGAATTTTTCCGCCGACAAGGGCGGCGCTCTGGCGGCACTCATCGTCTGCTGGGTCGTCGGGTTGCTCTACACCTCAGTCGCCATGATTGATTCCGAGGTGACATCGACGGTAGCCGCCGCCGGCGGCCAGTACGCACAGGCCAAGCACATTGTCGGGCCGCTGATGGCGTTCAACGTCGCGCTGTTCCTGGTGTTTGCCTACACGATGCTGGAGGTCTCAGACGCCATCCTGCTCGGCGACACCATCGTCGCCAAGGCCGGCGTCGAAGGGCTCACCCACAATTCCTTCATCGCCGCCACCATCGTGGTTCTGGCGTGGCTCAATTATCGCGGCGTGCTGATGACGCTCAACGTCAACTTCGTCATCACGGCAATCGCCTATATCTCGATCGTCATCCTGTTCTTCTCGGTCAGCCCGTGGACGCAAGGCGCGGTGCTCAAGCTCAATGAGCTGGTCACGCCCGGCAATGCGCTGCCCTATGGCTGGATCGGCGTCATCGCCGCCTTCCAGTTCGGCATCTGGTACTATCTCGGCATCGAAGGCACCACGCAGGCGGCCGAGGAAGTGCGCTCGCCGGCCCGCTCCCTGCCCTATGGCACCATGGCCGGTATGATTACACTGCTGATCGCCGCCGCCATGACCTGGTATGTCTGCGCCTCGCTGATGCCCTGGGAATATCTCGGCATCACCTATTATCCGCTGTGGGACGCCGGCAAGCTGACGGGCAGCCCGTTGCTGGAAAACCTTCTGTTCATCGCCACGCTGCTGGCAGCGCTGGCATCGGCGAATGGCTGCATCAACGATGCGGCGCGCGCCTGGTTTTCGCTCGGCCGCGACCGCTATCTGCCGAGCTGGTTCTCGGCGGTGCATCCGAAATACCGCACGCCCTATCGCTCGATCCTGTTCCTGCTGCCGATCGCGCTGGCCTTCGCCTTCATCGCCGACCTCAACCAGGCGATCACCTTCTCGATCCTGTCGGGCGTACTGCAATACACCTTCATGAGCATCAACATCATGATGTTCCGCAAGAAGTGGCCGCTCGGCTCGATCCGCCGCGGCTACACGCACCCCTTCCATCCGCTGCCGGCGATCGTGCTGTTCTGCCTGTGCGTGGTGACCTTCTTTGCGATCTTCCTCGGTTACGGCTCGCAGCTGATTGCCATGGTCGCCTTCTACTTCCTGATCTCGCTGTGGTTCCATTTCTACCGCTACCGCTATGTGCGCCGCGGCGACCAGTTCACCATGCCGTGGCCGAAACCGCAGGGCTATTGA
- a CDS encoding class II glutamine amidotransferase — protein sequence MCGIVGLFLKDKSLEPKLGEMLSEMLVSLSDRGPDSAGIAIYGAPSKNEAKITIQSAKPTRDFRDLDIELAKAIGAPVSIAVKSTHAVVRTAPAKIDETREAIQALRPDIRIMGAGDVVEIYKEVGLPEAVVDRFDLRKMTGTHGIGHTRMATESAVTTMGAHPFSTGADQCLVHNGSLSNHNNVRRELIREGMKFETENDTEVAAAYLSSQMAHGKNLGEALEGTLSDLDGFFTFVVGTKNGFGVVRDPIACKPAVMAETDQYVAFGSEYRALTKLPGIDNARVWEPEPATVYFWEH from the coding sequence ATGTGTGGAATTGTCGGACTGTTTTTGAAGGACAAGTCGCTGGAGCCGAAGCTCGGCGAGATGCTGTCGGAGATGCTGGTGTCACTCAGCGATCGCGGCCCCGACAGCGCTGGCATCGCCATTTATGGCGCGCCTTCCAAGAATGAAGCCAAAATCACCATTCAGTCGGCGAAACCCACGCGCGATTTTCGCGACCTCGATATCGAGCTTGCCAAGGCCATCGGCGCACCTGTGAGCATTGCGGTGAAGTCGACTCATGCCGTCGTCAGGACCGCGCCGGCCAAGATCGACGAAACCCGCGAGGCGATCCAGGCGTTGCGTCCCGACATCCGCATCATGGGCGCGGGCGACGTGGTCGAGATCTACAAAGAAGTCGGCCTGCCGGAAGCGGTGGTCGATCGCTTCGATCTGCGCAAGATGACCGGCACGCATGGCATCGGCCACACCCGCATGGCGACGGAATCGGCGGTGACGACGATGGGCGCGCATCCCTTCTCGACCGGCGCCGACCAGTGCCTGGTGCACAATGGCTCGCTGTCGAACCACAACAATGTTCGCCGCGAGCTGATCCGCGAAGGCATGAAATTCGAGACCGAGAACGACACCGAGGTCGCAGCCGCCTACCTCTCCTCGCAGATGGCGCATGGCAAAAATCTCGGCGAGGCGCTGGAAGGCACGCTCTCCGACCTCGACGGCTTCTTCACCTTCGTCGTCGGCACCAAGAACGGTTTTGGCGTGGTGCGCGATCCGATCGCCTGCAAGCCCGCCGTGATGGCCGAGACCGACCAGTATGTCGCCTTCGGTTCGGAGTATCGCGCGCTGACCAAACTGCCCGGCATAGACAATGCGAGGGTCTGGGAACCGGAACCCGCAACCGTCTATTTCTGGGAGCATTGA
- a CDS encoding GltB/FmdC/FwdC-like GXGXG domain-containing protein produces the protein MPATKLSKAATQDQASRIFDLDVSSLRELNQALHNLTPGSNETAWEVLHPKGSHSVAVGVDQPVSIDVRGSVGYYCGGMNSGSTITVHGSAGPGVGENMMSGAIIVKGDASQYAGATGKGGLLVIEGNASSRCGISMKGIDIVVHGNIGHMSAFMAQSGNLVVLGNAGDALGDSIYEARLFVRGKVDSLGADCIAKEMRPEHLELLQGLLDRAGVTGVKPSEFKRYGSARTLYNFNIDNADAY, from the coding sequence ATGCCGGCAACCAAACTTTCCAAGGCGGCGACGCAGGACCAAGCCTCGCGGATCTTCGATCTCGATGTGTCGTCGCTGCGCGAGCTTAACCAGGCGCTGCACAATCTGACGCCCGGTTCGAACGAAACGGCGTGGGAAGTGCTGCACCCGAAGGGCAGCCATTCGGTCGCCGTCGGCGTCGACCAGCCCGTAAGCATCGATGTGCGCGGCAGCGTCGGCTACTACTGCGGCGGCATGAATTCCGGCAGCACCATTACCGTGCACGGTTCGGCCGGCCCTGGCGTCGGCGAGAACATGATGTCGGGCGCTATCATCGTCAAAGGCGACGCCAGCCAGTATGCCGGCGCCACCGGCAAGGGTGGCCTGCTGGTCATCGAGGGCAACGCCTCGTCGCGCTGCGGCATTTCGATGAAGGGCATCGACATCGTCGTGCACGGCAATATCGGCCACATGTCGGCCTTCATGGCGCAGTCCGGCAACCTCGTGGTGCTGGGCAACGCCGGCGATGCGCTGGGCGATTCCATCTATGAAGCGCGGTTGTTCGTGCGCGGCAAGGTCGACAGCCTGGGTGCGGACTGCATCGCCAAGGAGATGCGGCCCGAGCATCTGGAATTGCTGCAGGGCCTGCTTGACCGCGCCGGCGTCACCGGCGTCAAGCCGTCGGAGTTCAAGCGCTACGGTTCGGCGCGCACGCTCTACAATTTCAATATCGACAACGCCGACGCGTATTGA
- a CDS encoding FMN-binding glutamate synthase family protein: MTYRNPPTTPRKSATFDDYTLSEIRRAAATGIYDIRGAGAKRKLPHFDDLLFLGASISRYPLEGYRERCDTSVVLGSRHAKKPIELKIPITIAGMSFGSLSGPAKEALGRGATLSGTSTTTGDGGMTEEERGHSKQLVYQYLPSRYGMNLRDLRRADAIEVVVGQGAKPGGGGMLLGQKISDRVAEMRTLPKGIDQRSASRHPDWTGPDDLEIKILELREITDWEKPIYVKVGGARPYYDTALAVKAGADVVVVDGMQGGTAATQEVFIENVGQPTLACIRPAVQALQDLGMHRKVQLIVSGGIRNGADVAKALALGVDAVSIGTAALVALGDNDPRWEAEYNELGTTAGAYDDWHEGRDPAGITTQDPELMKRVDPIAAGRRLANYLKVMTLEAQTIARACGKNSLHNLEPEDLVALTIEAAAMAGVPLAGTNWIPGKNGF, translated from the coding sequence ATGACCTATCGCAACCCGCCGACGACGCCGCGCAAATCCGCGACCTTCGACGACTACACGCTTTCCGAAATCCGCCGCGCCGCGGCGACCGGCATCTATGACATCAGGGGCGCCGGCGCCAAGCGCAAGCTGCCGCATTTCGACGACCTGCTGTTCCTCGGCGCCTCGATCTCGCGCTATCCGCTCGAGGGCTACCGCGAGCGCTGCGACACATCGGTGGTGCTCGGCTCGCGCCATGCCAAGAAGCCGATCGAGCTGAAGATCCCGATCACCATCGCCGGCATGAGCTTCGGTTCGCTGTCCGGCCCGGCCAAGGAAGCGCTCGGGCGCGGCGCGACGCTGTCGGGCACCTCGACCACGACGGGCGATGGCGGCATGACCGAGGAAGAGCGCGGCCATTCCAAGCAACTGGTCTACCAATATCTGCCCTCGCGCTACGGCATGAATTTGCGCGATCTGCGCCGCGCCGATGCCATCGAGGTGGTCGTCGGCCAAGGCGCCAAGCCCGGCGGCGGCGGCATGCTGCTTGGCCAGAAGATTTCCGACCGTGTCGCCGAGATGCGCACGCTGCCGAAAGGCATCGACCAGCGCTCCGCCTCGCGTCACCCCGACTGGACCGGCCCGGACGATCTCGAGATCAAGATCCTCGAACTGCGCGAAATCACCGACTGGGAGAAGCCGATCTACGTCAAGGTCGGCGGCGCCCGTCCCTATTACGACACCGCGCTTGCGGTGAAGGCCGGCGCCGATGTCGTCGTCGTCGACGGCATGCAGGGCGGCACGGCGGCAACGCAGGAAGTGTTCATCGAGAATGTCGGCCAACCGACGCTCGCCTGCATCCGCCCGGCGGTGCAGGCGCTGCAGGATCTCGGCATGCACCGCAAGGTGCAGCTGATCGTCTCGGGCGGCATCCGCAACGGCGCCGATGTCGCAAAGGCGCTGGCCCTCGGTGTCGACGCGGTTTCCATCGGCACGGCCGCCCTCGTCGCTCTCGGCGACAACGATCCCCGCTGGGAGGCGGAGTACAACGAGCTCGGCACAACGGCCGGCGCCTATGATGACTGGCATGAGGGTCGCGACCCCGCCGGCATCACCACGCAGGACCCGGAGTTGATGAAGCGGGTCGACCCGATCGCTGCCGGACGGCGGCTGGCCAACTATCTCAAGGTGATGACGCTCGAGGCGCAGACGATTGCCCGCGCCTGCGGCAAGAACAGCCTGCACAATCTCGAGCCCGAGGATCTCGTCGCGCTCACCATCGAAGCCGCCGCCATGGCCGGCGTGCCGCTCGCCGGCACCAACTGGATACCGGGGAAGAACGGCTTCTAA
- the glnT gene encoding type III glutamate--ammonia ligase, whose amino-acid sequence MGNDLAAFAKKNGVKYFMISYTDLFGGQRAKLVPAQAIADMQKDGAGFAGFATWLDLTPAHPDMLAVPDPDSVIQLPWKKEVAWVAANCVMDDKEVDQTPRNTLRRLIAEAAGDGMHVKTGVEAEFFLISPDGSVISDQYDTASKPCYDQQAVMRRYDVIAEICDHMLALGWGPYQNDHEDANGQFEMNWAFDDVLATADKHSFFKFMVKSVAEKHGLRATFMPKPFQGLTGNGCHAHISVWDKAGKTNVFADNSMELGLSAKGKNFLGGIMKHASALAAITNPTVNSYKRINAPRTISGATWAPNTVTWTGNNRTHMVRVPGPGRFELRLPDGAANPYLLQAVIIAAGLDGIRSKADPGKRYDIDMYQHGHTVKGAPKLPLNLLDALREFDKDKSLKAALGEEFSSAYLKLKHQEWNSYASHFTQWERDHTLDI is encoded by the coding sequence ATGGGGAACGATCTCGCCGCTTTCGCCAAAAAGAACGGCGTCAAATATTTCATGATTTCCTACACCGACCTGTTCGGTGGCCAGCGTGCCAAGCTGGTGCCGGCGCAGGCAATCGCCGATATGCAGAAGGACGGCGCAGGCTTTGCCGGTTTCGCCACCTGGCTGGACCTGACGCCGGCGCATCCCGACATGCTGGCGGTGCCGGATCCGGACTCCGTCATCCAGTTGCCATGGAAGAAGGAGGTGGCCTGGGTCGCCGCCAACTGTGTCATGGACGACAAGGAAGTCGACCAGACGCCGCGCAACACGCTGCGGCGGCTGATCGCGGAGGCCGCCGGCGATGGCATGCATGTCAAGACCGGCGTCGAGGCCGAATTCTTCCTGATCTCGCCCGACGGCAGCGTCATCTCAGACCAATACGACACCGCCTCAAAGCCCTGCTACGACCAGCAGGCGGTGATGCGCCGCTACGACGTCATCGCCGAGATCTGCGACCACATGCTGGCGCTCGGCTGGGGCCCCTACCAGAACGACCATGAGGACGCCAACGGCCAGTTCGAGATGAACTGGGCCTTCGACGACGTGCTCGCCACCGCCGACAAGCACTCCTTCTTCAAGTTCATGGTCAAGTCGGTGGCGGAGAAGCATGGTCTGCGCGCCACCTTCATGCCGAAGCCGTTCCAGGGCCTGACCGGCAATGGCTGCCATGCCCATATCTCGGTATGGGACAAGGCAGGCAAGACCAACGTCTTCGCCGACAATTCGATGGAACTCGGCCTGTCGGCCAAGGGCAAGAATTTCCTCGGCGGCATCATGAAGCATGCCTCGGCCCTGGCCGCGATCACCAACCCGACGGTCAATTCCTACAAGCGCATCAACGCGCCGCGCACGATTTCGGGCGCCACCTGGGCGCCGAACACGGTGACATGGACCGGCAACAACCGCACCCATATGGTGCGTGTGCCCGGCCCCGGCCGCTTCGAACTGCGCCTGCCCGACGGCGCCGCAAACCCTTATCTCTTGCAGGCCGTGATCATTGCCGCCGGTCTCGACGGCATCCGCTCCAAGGCCGATCCCGGCAAGCGCTACGACATCGACATGTACCAGCACGGCCATACGGTGAAGGGCGCGCCGAAACTGCCGCTCAACCTGCTCGACGCGCTGCGCGAGTTCGACAAGGACAAATCGCTCAAGGCGGCGCTGGGTGAGGAATTCTCGTCGGCCTACCTAAAGCTGAAGCACCAGGAATGGAATTCCTATGCTTCGCACTTCACGCAATGGGAGCGCGACCACACGCTGGACATCTGA
- a CDS encoding sarcosine oxidase subunit beta family protein, whose amino-acid sequence MKYSIFSLARAALSGHKNWQRTWRDATPKDRYDVVIIGGGGHGLATAWFLASEYGIKNVAVLEKGWIGSGNAGRNTTIIRSNYGLPGNTGFYELSMKLWERMEQDLNYNAMVSQRGVINLYHSDAQRDAYARRGNTMRINGIDAELLDLAAVKKMMPFLNYDNARFPVQGGLLQRRGGTARHDAVVWGYAHAASGLGVDIIQNCEVTGFVRDANGKVTGVETSRGRIGAGKVGMAVAGSSSRVAAMAGLRLPIESHVLQAFVSEAIKPLIPGVMTFGAGHFYVSQSDKGGLVFGGDIDGYNSYAQRGNLPVMEDVCEGGMALMPMIGRVRLLRQWGGIMDMSMDGSPIIDKTPVDGLYLNAGWCYGGFKATPGSGFVFAHLLARDTPHEEAARFRLDRFRTGAMIDEKGQGAQPNLH is encoded by the coding sequence ATGAAATACTCGATCTTCTCGCTCGCCCGCGCTGCCCTTTCCGGCCACAAGAACTGGCAGCGCACCTGGCGCGACGCCACGCCGAAGGATCGCTACGATGTGGTGATCATCGGCGGCGGCGGCCATGGCCTGGCCACCGCCTGGTTCCTCGCCAGCGAATACGGCATCAAAAATGTCGCCGTGCTGGAAAAGGGCTGGATCGGCTCCGGCAATGCCGGCCGCAACACCACCATCATCCGCTCCAATTACGGCCTGCCCGGCAATACCGGCTTCTACGAATTGTCGATGAAGCTGTGGGAGCGGATGGAGCAGGACCTCAACTACAATGCGATGGTCAGCCAGCGCGGCGTCATCAACCTCTACCATTCCGACGCGCAGCGCGACGCCTATGCGCGGCGCGGCAACACCATGCGCATCAACGGCATCGATGCCGAACTGCTGGACCTCGCGGCGGTGAAGAAGATGATGCCGTTCCTGAATTACGACAATGCACGCTTTCCGGTGCAAGGCGGTCTGTTGCAGCGGCGCGGCGGCACGGCGCGGCACGATGCCGTTGTCTGGGGCTATGCCCATGCGGCGAGCGGGCTCGGCGTCGACATCATCCAGAATTGCGAGGTGACCGGCTTTGTCAGGGACGCCAACGGCAAGGTGACCGGTGTCGAGACCTCGCGCGGCAGGATCGGCGCCGGCAAGGTCGGCATGGCGGTGGCCGGCTCTTCCTCGCGCGTCGCTGCCATGGCCGGCCTGCGCCTGCCGATCGAAAGCCATGTGCTGCAGGCCTTCGTCTCCGAGGCGATCAAGCCGCTGATCCCCGGCGTGATGACCTTCGGCGCCGGGCATTTCTATGTCAGCCAGTCCGACAAGGGCGGGCTGGTCTTCGGCGGCGACATTGACGGCTACAATTCCTATGCCCAGCGCGGCAATCTGCCTGTCATGGAGGATGTCTGCGAGGGCGGCATGGCGCTGATGCCGATGATCGGCCGCGTGCGGCTTTTGCGCCAGTGGGGCGGCATCATGGACATGTCGATGGACGGTTCGCCGATCATCGACAAGACGCCGGTCGACGGGCTCTATCTCAATGCCGGCTGGTGCTATGGCGGCTTCAAGGCAACGCCGGGATCCGGCTTCGTCTTTGCCCATCTGCTGGCCCGCGACACGCCGCATGAAGAGGCCGCACGGTTCCGCCTCGACCGCTTCCGGACCGGCGCCATGATCGACGAAAAGGGCCAAGGCGCCCAACCCAACCTGCACTGA
- a CDS encoding sarcosine oxidase subunit delta has translation MRIVCPFCGERELGEFTYLGDAKPVRPAADAGEDAVYDYVYLRDNIAGVMSENWYHGGGCRAWLKVTRNTLTHEISAVEPAAGAGAAKVGA, from the coding sequence ATGCGCATTGTCTGTCCCTTCTGCGGCGAGCGCGAACTCGGCGAGTTCACCTATCTCGGCGACGCCAAACCGGTGCGGCCGGCGGCGGATGCCGGTGAGGATGCCGTCTACGACTATGTCTATCTGCGCGACAACATAGCCGGCGTGATGAGTGAGAACTGGTATCATGGCGGCGGCTGCCGGGCGTGGCTGAAGGTCACCCGCAACACGCTGACGCATGAGATTTCGGCGGTCGAACCGGCGGCCGGCGCCGGCGCGGCAAAGGTTGGTGCGTGA
- a CDS encoding sarcosine oxidase subunit alpha, with amino-acid sequence MAGAQTNRLDKGGLIDRTAPLNFRFDGKSFSGFQGDTLASALVANGVKLVGRSFKYHRPRGILTAGSEEPNALVELRTGARREPNTKATTAELYEGLEAASQNRWPSLAFDVMSVNQLFAPIFVAGFYYKTFMWPAKFWEAIYEPAIRRAAGLGRASGVADPDHYDKAWAHCDVLIAGSGPAGLAAALAAGRRGARVIVCEEDFTLGGRLLSDGGTVDGLPAAEWLSRTLTELTAMPDVRIMTRTTLFGVYDGGTYGALERVNDHLPSPPEHQVRQRLWRIVARRCVVAAGALERPIVFAGNDTPGVMMASAMRTYVARYAAAPAKRIALFTNNEDGWRTVETALGAGLQIAAVIDARPDVSPAHRSLASKNGFTVLHGSVSGVDGGKDGIRKIAVSLTGGARAEVEADGLAVSGGWNPAVGLTSYHRGRPKWRDDIAAFVPDGAPPGMVAAGAANGAFGLGACLAEGFAAGAAAARDVGRNGTVGSAPVADDEAFSLNPLWHVAGKGKAFVDYQHDVTASDIELAQREGFESVEHLKRYTTLGMATDQGKTSNVAGLAIMAAVTGKSIPETGTTIYRPPYVPVAIGTFAGHHRDETFHATRLTPSHHWAAEQGAIFVDTGLWKRAQWYPRAGEKDWLESVTREVKAVRSGVGFCDVSTLGKIDVHGPDAGAFLDRVYINTFSNLAVGKARYGLMLREDGIVYDDGTTSRLAEDHYFLTTTTAKAGLVMQHLEFCRQVLFPELDVQLTSVSDQWAQFSIAGPKTRDLLKEIVDPAEDLSNDGFPFMGAREVALRGGIRARLFRISFSGEMAFEISVPARHGEAMARNLMLAGAPFGVTPYGTEALGVMRIEKGHIAGPELSGTTTAADLGLGKMMSTKKDFIGRVMAGREALVAPNRQVVVGVKPTDRVRRLRSGAHIIPKGQTPGPGNDQGYVTSVCFSPTADQWIGLALVERGRERIGEIVHAHDPIRGEDYDVELCNPVFYDPDGGRQRG; translated from the coding sequence ATGGCCGGCGCGCAGACGAACCGGCTGGACAAGGGCGGTCTCATCGACCGCACGGCGCCGCTGAATTTCCGCTTCGACGGCAAGAGCTTTTCCGGTTTCCAGGGCGACACGCTGGCGTCGGCGCTCGTCGCCAATGGCGTCAAGCTGGTCGGCCGCTCGTTCAAATATCATCGCCCGCGCGGCATCCTGACCGCTGGCTCGGAAGAGCCCAACGCGCTGGTCGAATTGCGCACCGGCGCCCGGCGTGAGCCGAACACCAAGGCGACGACAGCGGAGCTTTATGAAGGGCTCGAGGCCGCCAGCCAGAACCGTTGGCCGTCGCTCGCCTTCGACGTGATGTCGGTCAACCAGCTGTTCGCGCCGATCTTCGTCGCCGGCTTCTACTACAAGACCTTCATGTGGCCGGCGAAGTTCTGGGAAGCGATCTACGAACCGGCGATCCGCCGCGCCGCAGGTCTTGGCCGCGCTTCAGGCGTTGCCGATCCCGACCACTACGACAAGGCCTGGGCGCATTGCGATGTGCTGATCGCCGGCTCCGGTCCGGCCGGTCTGGCGGCAGCATTGGCCGCCGGCCGCAGGGGCGCCCGCGTCATTGTCTGCGAGGAAGATTTCACGCTTGGCGGCCGCCTGCTGTCGGATGGCGGCACGGTCGATGGCTTGCCGGCCGCCGAATGGTTGTCGCGGACATTGACTGAGCTGACGGCAATGCCCGATGTCCGCATCATGACCCGCACGACGCTGTTCGGCGTCTATGACGGCGGCACCTATGGCGCGCTGGAGCGGGTCAACGACCACCTGCCCTCGCCGCCCGAGCACCAGGTGCGCCAGCGGCTGTGGCGGATCGTGGCCAGGCGCTGCGTGGTCGCGGCCGGCGCGCTCGAGCGGCCGATTGTCTTTGCCGGCAACGACACGCCCGGCGTGATGATGGCCTCGGCGATGCGGACCTATGTCGCGCGCTATGCCGCCGCTCCGGCAAAACGCATCGCGCTGTTCACCAACAATGAGGATGGCTGGCGCACGGTCGAAACCGCACTCGGCGCCGGACTGCAGATCGCCGCGGTGATCGACGCGCGGCCGGACGTTTCGCCGGCACATCGCTCGCTGGCGTCCAAGAACGGCTTCACGGTGCTGCATGGCTCCGTTAGCGGCGTCGACGGCGGCAAGGACGGTATCAGGAAAATCGCGGTGTCGCTCACCGGCGGCGCGCGCGCCGAAGTGGAGGCCGACGGGCTTGCCGTTTCCGGCGGCTGGAATCCGGCGGTCGGGCTCACCTCCTATCATCGCGGCCGGCCGAAATGGCGCGACGACATCGCCGCCTTCGTGCCCGACGGCGCGCCTCCCGGCATGGTCGCGGCGGGTGCGGCGAATGGAGCCTTCGGCCTCGGCGCCTGCCTGGCCGAGGGCTTCGCAGCCGGTGCGGCAGCCGCGCGGGATGTCGGGCGCAACGGCACGGTCGGCTCAGCGCCGGTCGCCGATGACGAGGCTTTCTCGCTCAACCCGCTCTGGCACGTCGCCGGCAAGGGCAAGGCCTTTGTCGACTACCAGCACGATGTCACCGCCTCCGACATCGAACTTGCACAGCGCGAAGGTTTTGAATCGGTCGAGCATCTGAAGCGTTACACCACGCTCGGCATGGCGACCGACCAGGGCAAGACGTCGAATGTCGCCGGCCTCGCCATCATGGCGGCCGTAACCGGGAAATCCATTCCCGAGACCGGCACGACGATCTACCGGCCACCTTACGTGCCCGTCGCCATCGGTACCTTTGCCGGCCATCATCGCGACGAGACGTTCCATGCGACGCGGCTGACGCCCTCGCATCATTGGGCCGCCGAACAGGGCGCGATCTTCGTCGACACCGGACTCTGGAAACGCGCGCAGTGGTACCCCCGCGCGGGCGAGAAGGACTGGCTGGAATCGGTGACGCGCGAAGTCAAGGCCGTGAGAAGCGGTGTCGGCTTCTGCGATGTCTCGACGCTCGGCAAGATCGACGTGCATGGCCCGGATGCCGGCGCCTTCCTCGACCGCGTCTATATCAACACCTTCTCCAACCTTGCCGTCGGCAAGGCCCGCTACGGGCTGATGCTGCGCGAGGACGGCATCGTCTATGATGACGGCACGACGTCGCGGCTGGCCGAGGACCACTATTTCCTGACCACCACCACGGCCAAGGCCGGACTGGTGATGCAGCATCTCGAATTCTGCCGGCAGGTGCTGTTTCCCGAGCTCGACGTGCAGCTGACCTCGGTCTCCGACCAGTGGGCGCAATTCTCGATCGCTGGCCCCAAGACCCGCGATCTGCTGAAGGAGATCGTCGATCCGGCGGAGGACCTTTCCAACGACGGGTTTCCGTTCATGGGCGCGCGCGAAGTCGCCTTGCGCGGCGGCATCAGGGCGCGGCTGTTCCGCATCTCCTTCTCCGGCGAGATGGCATTCGAGATTTCCGTGCCGGCACGCCATGGCGAGGCGATGGCGCGCAATCTGATGCTGGCCGGCGCGCCGTTCGGCGTCACGCCTTACGGCACCGAAGCGCTCGGCGTGATGCGCATTGAAAAGGGCCATATCGCCGGACCGGAATTGAGCGGCACGACGACGGCCGCCGATCTCGGCCTCGGCAAGATGATGTCGACCAAGAAAGACTTCATCGGCCGCGTCATGGCCGGCCGTGAGGCGCTGGTGGCGCCGAACCGGCAGGTCGTGGTCGGCGTCAAGCCGACGGACAGAGTGCGCCGCCTGCGCTCGGGCGCGCACATTATACCGAAAGGGCAGACACCCGGGCCAGGCAACGACCAGGGCTATGTCACCTCGGTCTGCTTCTCGCCGACAGCGGACCAGTGGATCGGGCTGGCGCTGGTCGAGCGCGGCCGCGAACGCATCGGTGAGATCGTCCATGCGCATGACCCGATACGCGGCGAGGATTATGACGTCGAACTCTGCAATCCCGTCTTCTACGATCCGGATGGGGGGCGCCAGCGTGGCTGA
- a CDS encoding sarcosine oxidase subunit gamma: MAEFFWDVRSPLDRSLVAGSYGAAGEAGVALTEIRNFELVQVMARRGKAAELATAAMGRFGVAPPETPKAVQTSGAALIWSGPDQFFVLSKGGKHLIGALAPSFAGSASLSDQSHARVLISVSGVKARAMLAKLSSIDLYADVFAIGAAAATSMDHTSVTLWRSADRDGLAVFNVLVFATFAESLWHTMLDSAAEYGVAISHSENFA; the protein is encoded by the coding sequence GTGGCTGAGTTTTTCTGGGACGTTCGCAGCCCGCTCGATCGCTCGCTTGTCGCCGGGTCTTATGGCGCGGCTGGTGAAGCCGGCGTGGCGCTGACTGAGATCCGCAATTTTGAGTTGGTGCAAGTGATGGCGCGGCGCGGCAAGGCGGCGGAGCTGGCCACGGCTGCGATGGGCCGGTTCGGCGTTGCGCCTCCAGAAACGCCGAAGGCGGTGCAGACTTCCGGTGCCGCGCTGATCTGGTCGGGACCGGATCAATTTTTTGTCCTGTCGAAGGGTGGCAAGCACTTGATTGGGGCGCTTGCTCCTTCCTTTGCCGGTTCGGCTTCGCTCTCCGACCAGTCGCATGCGCGGGTGCTGATCAGCGTTTCCGGCGTCAAGGCGCGGGCGATGTTGGCCAAGCTGTCGTCGATCGATCTGTATGCCGATGTGTTCGCGATTGGCGCGGCTGCCGCGACCTCGATGGATCACACCAGCGTCACGCTGTGGCGGAGCGCTGATCGAGATGGATTGGCCGTGTTCAACGTTCTGGTGTTCGCGACTTTTGCGGAGAGCCTTTGGCATACGATGCTGGATTCGGCGGCGGAGTATGGTGTGGCGATCAGCCATTCAGAGAATTTCGCGTAG